TgaatagaatagaaggaaagtaCTTCAATTCATAGAAGAAATCAACTAATCTGGATAAAGTTCAAACTCAAGTTCTGTCAGAAATCTTATGTTGCAATGCGTAAGTTgatatgtacatagttgtacacctgctggttgttaatgtgtacatagttgttcACCTGTTTATGCATCTAATTTAGAGACTCAGaagctcaaaatggtagagcGCCCAAGCCTATCATAAGGTTTGtggaggttgatggttcaaatccatctgAGTTTCCATGTTTTTATAAAATATTGGCTAGGTGTGTATATACTAGTGCACCTGTGTAAATCCCATGAAATAGATTTGTTTGTAGGCAAACATGGTTGATTTGTTTCATGTTTTGAATGGGTGTACATATTTGTGCACCAGTGTATTCTCTGTTAAAAATAGGTCGGCGTGTGGGAATGAATGGTCGatttatgcatgttttgtaggGATGTACATATTGATGCATTTGCATAATTCCTATGGAAAAGTAGGCTTGTGTGTTGTTATGAATGATCAATTTTATGCATGTTTGAAGGGTTGTACAAATTGGTGCATCaatgtaattcccatgaaaaagagGTTTAGATGTGCTTATGAATATTCGGTTTTATGCATGTTTTTCAGGGGTATATATATTGATGCaccaatgtatttttccatgaaaaAGTAAATTTTTGTGTGTGGTTACGAATTAACGGCTtcatgcatgttttgcaggggtatATATACTGGTGGACTAGTGTAATTTGGATGTAAAAGTAGGTTTGAGTGGATATGAATGATCTATTTCATACATGTTTTGCAGGTGCATGTGTACTTTTTTGTACACCAAATaatgaagaaaaaattaatttttttacaaaaatgaaaattatatagccatatgagtactcttTTGGAAGATTtcagaaagagctttccgaatatataaatttctttaattttggacgagcggttcgaaagataaattgttttttaattatttttatcaaaactagtgacaaaacccctaggtgaacaaactagtgataagaaaaaaccggtcatattatttctaccaaataaaaaccgtttcaaataaaactgggacaaaaaccccaaaccaaataataatttgtaaattaatttttgttactttaaaaaaagacaaacatgccattgaccttttcttcttcttcttctctgatttcttttttcttctttcttccgcctccttctcccaccaccaccgtCTTCTTTCTTACGCCCAGAAAAGACGAACAACGAGCCTGCTGAGGTGTATTGTTTTGTATCCCCACAAATATCTCCAATGGGGTTTCATTTTACTCTTTAGAAATTTTCTCCCAGCTTTTCAAAACCCCATGGAATCCTGCAAAATCATCTCTTCATCTCCAATTCCGAAGCTCCGATTCCCGGAATTTCCAACTACAACTAAACACAAATCCCTGGTTCGTTAATCCTTCGTCTCTCTTAATCCACTTTCTGGAAATTTTTTTTGTTActtatttcaatttcttcttcttacagTTCCTCTATTTGaaatttctttgttttttatttacaGAACTTAAACCGGCAAAATTACAACATACGACGTCATCGAATCATCACcagagcttcttcttcttctgggtcTGATGAAAAATCTATTTAATAGAATAGATTGAGAGAAACACCCTCCTTCGTGTGAAATTCTAGGGCTTCCTTTCTGaagaagaattagggttccaCCCACAATCATAAAATCGATCGATTATTCTGAACATTCAGCGTGTTTGAAATTCTTGGTATGTTTTTAATTTTCAAGGATCTGTTGATTTTGGGAAAAATTTCAAGATCTGTTGAattctgtaattttttttaaatttttttttcattttttttgatgggttcttctttttgttgttgatgcTGATTATTTAGATTAAAGATGTTTGGAAGATTTGAAGAAGGCTTACAGAAAGGCTGCCATTAAGAATCATCCTGATAAGGGTGGAGATCCAGAAAAGGTATTGTGTTTTTCTATTAGATTATTACTGATCTAGTAGGGAATCAGTAACTTTGTTAATTACTGTAGATATAATTAAGAATTTCTCTTGGTTTTCCATTTCGAACGTATAGAGGTTGCAAAGGTCAGACCCTGTGTATGTTTTGTTTACTCGATTCTGTTGGTCGTGTCTATGCGCTTCATTTCAGACTATTATTTGGGCTGGGCAACTGAATTTTGAGATATCTAGTAGATGCTTGAATGATTTAGGATGCCGGGTTTTTCCTGGTTGgtttgttgatttgttgatttGTGTATGTTTTAATTTGCTCTCTGGGGCAGTCAAAAAGGGGTGTTTATTGAGCATTGTAATATTTCTCTCAATGCAGTTCAAGGAGTTGGCCCAGGCTTAAGAGGTTTTGAGTGATCCAGAGAAACGTGAAATTTATGATCAGTATGGTGAGGATGCGCTCAAGGAaggaatgggaggaggtggtggtggccaCGACCCCTTTGACATCTTATCatctttctttggaggaggaagcCCATTTGGAGGTAGGTGGAGATATCATTTTCTAATGGGTTAATGTTTTTACAAAATTTATTTATGAAAGTGAAAGGTATTCATGATGTTTGGAATTTGTTTACCGTTAGGTGGTGGCAGCAGCAGAGGAAGGAGGCAGAGGAGGggagaagatgttatgcattcTCTTGAGGTGTCGCTGGAGGATATTTACAGTGGAACATCAAAGAAATTGTCCCTCTCTCGTAATTCCATCTGCTCCAAGTGCACTGGGTAAGTTTTATTAGACTGGTGCTTTCCATTGCTAGTTTAAGGATACTTTGCTTAGTTGGCTTCTGTCTGCTGTAATCTTATTCTTTACTCTTTTGTATTCCAGAAAGGGTTCAAAATCTGCTGCTTCAATGTGTTCTGGTTGCCAAGGTTCTGGCATGAAAGTTTCTATCAGGCACCTAGGTCCCTCTATGATCCAGCAGATGCAACATCCTTGTAATGAGTGTAAGGGTACTGGAGAGACCATCAGCGATAAGGATCGCTTCCCTCAATGCAAAGGTGAGAAGGTTGTCCAGGAGAAGAAGGTGTTGGAAGTGCATGTTGAGAAGGGAATGCAGAATGGACAGAAGATTACCTTCCCTGGAGAGGCCGATGAAGCGGTACACAGTAGACTGTTTACTGGGATGTGTTAGCTTTTGTGTTTGGCTTTACAAATTTACTGATTATGTCTTCTTTCGTGTTGCATCCAGAAACTGTCACTGGGGATATAGTTTTTGTCTTGGCTCAGAAAGATCATCCCAAGTTTAAGCGAAAGGGTGATGATTTGTTTGTGGAGAACACATTGTCCCTGACTGAAGCCCTCTGTGGATTTGTTTGTGTATAGTCAGTAACATATGAATTGGTATGAAGTAAAACAAATAGGCTAAGCATCATGGGCATGGGTACACAATTTACACTCACGATGGAGTGATGAGAAATAGCTAGTTACTTACTTAGAGTAATcccgaaataaagaaaaatatagaaAGATAATCTTATTATGTTAACATAGGAGAGGGTGGTTCCACGAagaaagatttgtgtttatgtCTCCTTTAGTTATAATTAGCTCGTTAATTGCTAGACTTTGGTCGTAAAGAaggaacatttttatttttgaaagacaTGGTGGAAGGTTGGTTGTTCTTGTTGGTGAATGAGTATGTTGCACCAGTCTAAGGAACAAAGTCATGTTCATGTTTAAGATTTAGTTATGATGATTTAGGAGCTAAATATGTAACATATTGATTTTTGATGTAGCATAGAGCATGGATCTGTGTTGCTGTATTGTTGCTGTCTTGTCTAGGGATACAaggatgagaagaagatggtcCATGAAGCAGATGGTGCTGCTGTGGATAGACGGAGGATGAAAGTATAGCTGAGTTATAGCAGATGATGCtgtaaactagagaagaaatgaagcttaaatgaagtgcaactactgatgaattctgatgaaaccaattatggtttcatcttatttatgatgaaaccataatcggtttcatcgtatttatgatgaaaccaaaattggttttatctaatttttggtcagtggtggtggtggtcgttaGCTGATGTTGGCGATGTTGCTGGTTTTagtcggtggtggtcggcggtggtcgacaatggtggtgctggcaGTTGATAATATGTGTTGTAGCATAAAGCATGGATCTGTGTTGTTGTGATGTTGCTATATCCAAGAGAACTGCAACATAAGAtccttgttgaatttttcttgtagttgaattctgatgaaaccaattagggtttcatcttattttatgatgaaaccaaaatcggtttcatcggatttatgatgaaaccaaaatcggtttcatctaaattttggtcggtggcggcggtggtggtcggtggcggcggtggtggtcagaggtggcggtggtggtcggcggtggcggTGACGGTcagaggtggcggtggtggtcggtggcggcagCGGCGGTCGGAGGCGGCATCAGCGGTCGGAGGTGGCGTCGGCggtcggcggcggtggtggtcggtggcggcggcaacggtggtggtcggtggcggtggtAGAAGGTGGCGTTGCTTGTTggtggtgacaatataataagaattaaagtggggttgatttttgtttttgttggggtgatttaaactaagaGGGTAATATAGATCAattatattaaatggggtttctgtgaacaatttgttttgttggagtttttgtgtatggatagtgacatctttggggttttaactcgcggaccgtatttttatattatttaaaatttatGACATCCTTATAAATCACTTTGGACTGTAAtacaaatatttggactaaattgtaaatgatAAGGGCTATTAGTGTACTTTCCATATTtcaggactaatttgtacctagttgaatgcgtgtggactaactagtatatttgaACGAGGTTTTGgactaaaccatatttttccctattttattcTCTTGATGACGAGGATTCAGTTGGCAAGTATTTTGTTGTGCTCGTGTCCTTCACTCTGTTTTGCAGTAAAAGCTGGACAGACAGGACACTAGTAGTTCATATATGAAAAGACCACCTGATACAGTAGTATCTGAAGTAGACATAGATGTGCAATCTTTGGCATTTAGATGTAGCCCCCTGTTTACCTCATTTCATTTTAGAGGTGCTATTCAGATCCCAAACACCTACAATCTCCTTTCAACCTTAAGAGTCATCACCTACTAAAACTCACCTAGGAGATGGGAGGATTACAAAGGAGAGCAGAGAAGGAGTTTTGAGATTTAAATATCTACACAGTAGCGGTGTTCGTTGTTTGGGGCGAAAGAAGTTCACATGACCCCTTTTTAGACCATATATGGAGAGTTTAGGGTCAAGTCTAAATCTCTTCATGACTCTCTTTATGGTTCCCTTATACCCATGTATGTCCCCTACAGCTAAATGTGGGTTCGTTCACAATTTGGAAACTGGAATTAATGAGTTAGTTTCATTTGACTCGGCTTGAAGAGGTGGGCATTTGAAGGTCAAAATAATCAAAAAGTGTTATGTGGGCATTTGATCGAATTTTTCTAGTATTAGTTTGCACCTCATTTATTGGCAATTGGCATATTGAGTTCAAAAGCAAAAATAGAGTTCGATCAATCAATTTCTTCCTCAACAAATCATATAAAGAGAAGTTTCAATATGTAAGATTTGTCACCACCCTGAAGAGGAAAGAAAATATATAGGTGAGTTTATCCGTGTCGGATTTGTGTTAAGCACTTAATTactgagacaatttttttttccagcaAATGAACTTTGCTGATCCTGCTTTATTACTTCCTCCATTTCTTTTTAATAGGctgattttgtttttagaaaaagattaagaaaattaagagaactaatcattgaaagtggtccctatgacacttgtcaataaaagaagtgaagtgaaatggttcacatgacacttgtcagcaaaagaagtaaagtgaaatgatccacatgacacttgttatcaaaagaagttaagagaaaagtggtcccagaaaattaaagtaacatttggcTTTCTCAATTAGGTTACCaacctatttttttttgaaacgtctatttatagaaaccaacctattaaaaaggaacagaGGGAGTAGATATTAGACAATGCTTCTGAATTAACGAAAAAACATAGCGGGTTAAATgtgatttttatcttcaaattGATGATATAATCAGAAGACCAAACATCGTCGGTTTGATTCATCTTTTGCCTATGATTATGCTATTGTTTACTTCTCATTTTTGCTTTCTGTGCGATCTAAGTGCTTTAGGTTATAGTGTATTACGTCCAAATTAAGGTCAGTGCGCTAATCATCTTTGTTAATTGATATTAATACTTCTTTCGGcactattttttttaaaaatactaTTCTTGATTGATTAGTAGAGCTTAAAGACGTTATCTTATGCATGGAGGAAAACTTTCCACTGAAGTTTGATTTAAAGCAGCCAAGTTTCTTGAAGCACTTGAATAGTTTATGTTTTCCTGACCATCTTTAGCAGTTTGTTTCTCTTTAGAATGACCATTTAATCTTTGAAGTTCACTTTTTGATCGATTGAGTGGTTGATAAAGAAACTCTTATGATCGAGAGTAATCAACCGATTCAGCTTGGTCTTACGcgaatctctttctatttttatttttgtggtAGTTACAACTttacaagtatatatatatatattttttttgttagatAGTGTAGAATCGCCCACATGCTTTGATCAACCCAGTTATGTCTATCTAACCATTGAAGACCGGAATGAATCTGTTAtagatgtggaaaatcctacaactacatccAAAGAATCACAAACACACACACCATGAAGTAAACAAGCAAGAGATgcacaagaacacaagatatacgtggttcagtatgattacctacgtccacggggataAAGGGATGATCTCATTACTCGATTCAAGGTTACAAAATGTGTATCTCACCAACAAGTACTCTATTCTCTCTTTGAAGCTCTTGATATTCTCTCCTCACTCACTGGTCACTTAGCCTTTAGCTCTCTACAtggctctctatttatagctacaAGTGACAATACATCCAAGTTACAATGTAAGTCGTGGTACATCTTTCTTGATGTCCTTCTCGGGGGATGGATGATGCCTTTTCCGAAATGTTGGGCCGAGCCTAGTGATATCTTCTCCCGATGTCCTTCCACCCGACGTTGATTACTCAGTGAGTATGGCCGATGTCTTCCTTGATACTCTCGGCCCGAGTCTTACTTTGACCAGATCCTTCTTATCCTTTCACCAACTTTGTCAGAGCATTTATTACTCTCGTACCcgatgggaagaggtggtaacgcctggtattgatggaatttgatggaattgacgttccataatgaaagagcgtttcaccattacttcctgcatttactaaccgttttattcttaatacactgtcttgaaacgggcatttgtgtatgtcgcacgctgtaaaccgccaaaccaaaaccctaaagagcatcccccagtttgtgacatgtattgatgtctcgagtgttttcgtggaaaacgtgtagcatgtcgctggtgtttgataagttgagcttgagagatgtgccggctcagtggcgaccttcgacggtcgagattttgcatcttaagagaaatcgtggcctttgatgtaggcacggcatgccaaagtgcaagggttgcacggcatgtgccaatggcttgtgcggaatgccttggttgtaggttgcacatcgggtgcaagtggtaatgccaaaatgcaagtgttgcatggcatgtgccaatggcgtgcgtagcggctttggccctaggtttgcacggcttggcatgccaggttgcaagcgtcgcttggcatgtgccaatggcgcgtgtggcggcttggccttaggtttgcacggcttggcatgctaggtcgcaagcgtcgcttggcatgtgccaataacgtgtgtggcggcttgtccctaggtttgcacggcttggcatgctaggtcgcaagcgtcgcttggtatgtgccaatggcgcgtgtggcggcttggccctaggtttgcacggcttggcatactaggttgcaagcgtcgcttggcatgtgccaatggcgcgtgtggcggcttggccctaggtttgcacggcttggcatgctaggtcgcaagcatcgcttggcatgtgccaatggcgcgtgtgacgacttggccctaggtttgcacggcttggcatgctaggtcgcaagcgtcgcttggtatgttccaatgacgcgtgtggcggcttggccctaggtttgcacggcttgacatgccaggtcgcaagcgtcgcttggcatgtgccaatggcgcgtgtggaggcttggccctaggtttgcacgacttggcatgctaggtcgcaagtgtcgctttgcatgtgccaatggcgcgtgtggcggcttggccttaggtttgcacggcttggcatgctaggtcgcaagattcgcttggcatgtgccaatggcgcgtgtggaggcttggccctggtttgcacggcttggcatgctaggtcgcaagcgtcacttggcatgtgccaatagcgcgtgtggtggcttggccctaggtttgcacggcttggcatgctaggtcgcaagcgtcgcttggcatgtgccaaaggcgcgtgtggcggcttggccctaggtttgcacggcttggcatgctaggtcgcaagcgtcgcttggcatgtgccaatgacgcgtgtggcgcaatgattgtgcaactcgaatttggcacggttgccgtgaagcgcaatgattgtgcggcttggttttggcatggtttccatgatgcgcagcgattgtgcggctttggttttggcatagttgccatgatgcacaTCGATTGTGCGGTTTTGGTTTTCGCATAGtagccatgatgcgcagcgattgtgcggctttggttttggcatagttgccatgttgcgcagcgattgtgcggctttggttttggcatagttgtcatgatgcgcagcgatcgtgcggcatcgggttttgtgtgtcgaaaccctagtttagcatttgaaaaaagataccctggtaattttttacataagtgcattaaatgttctaataaatgtgtttagcgtcaccggtgacgtcatgctatgcgtaaggttttacgattttatcccttgtctaaaaaccaccatcaacaccaaatgAAACGAAAAACGTCCTTATCCCTAATGTGTCTTAGCGGTgcggcttccacccatttggtgaagtagtcAGTAGCCACGATCAAATACTTTCTCTTCCCTGACCCGACATGTAAGGTTCCTACaatatcgatcccccacttggAGAAAGGCCAGGGACTAA
This genomic stretch from Papaver somniferum cultivar HN1 chromosome 5, ASM357369v1, whole genome shotgun sequence harbors:
- the LOC113279499 gene encoding dnaJ protein homolog ANJ1-like, producing the protein MGGGGGGHDPFDILSSFFGGGSPFGGGGSSRGRRQRRGEDVMHSLEVSLEDIYSGTSKKLSLSRNSICSKCTGKGSKSAASMCSGCQGSGMKVSIRHLGPSMIQQMQHPCNECKGTGETISDKDRFPQCKGEKVVQEKKVLEVHVEKGMQNGQKITFPGEADEAVHKTVTGDIVFVLAQKDHPKFKRKGDDLFVENTLSLTEALCGFVCGYKDEKKMVHEADGAAVDRRRMKV